From Sphingopyxis sp. MWB1, a single genomic window includes:
- a CDS encoding endonuclease NucS domain-containing protein → MPIRNALWTVGNSPEALPEARLPSERVLEEMIVAAPRILSDEWMLIGRQERTGMGGIVDLLAIAPDGALVLIELKRDRTPREVVAQAIDYACWVESLGADDIAAIYGRFAPSRDLAADFQARFGQPLDEDTLNDSHQIVIVATHLDDSSERIVGYLNQRDIAINVLCFQIFELGGQQLLSRSWLLDPVQTQVSAATPVTRGPREREPWNGEFYACFGHGESRDWEEGRRYGFICAGGGSWYSNTLNLLNVGDKVWVKAPGFGFVGVGEVIGPREPITEFKVLTDAGEVAAIEALTNASYHREFADDPDQMEYFVPVRWLHTVPLAEAINEIGLFGNQNTVCKPTTPKWRTTVERLKERWGL, encoded by the coding sequence ATGCCCATTCGCAACGCCCTCTGGACCGTCGGCAATTCGCCCGAGGCATTGCCGGAAGCGCGCCTGCCCAGTGAGCGCGTGCTGGAAGAGATGATTGTCGCCGCGCCGCGCATACTGTCCGACGAATGGATGCTGATCGGGCGGCAAGAACGCACCGGGATGGGCGGCATCGTTGACCTGCTCGCCATCGCGCCCGATGGCGCGCTGGTGCTGATCGAGCTGAAGCGCGACCGCACCCCGCGCGAAGTCGTGGCACAAGCCATCGACTATGCCTGCTGGGTCGAAAGCTTGGGAGCAGATGACATCGCGGCGATTTACGGCCGTTTCGCCCCCTCGCGCGACCTCGCCGCCGATTTTCAGGCGCGTTTCGGTCAGCCACTTGACGAAGACACGCTCAACGACAGCCACCAGATCGTTATAGTCGCCACTCATCTCGACGACAGCAGCGAACGGATCGTAGGCTATCTCAACCAGCGCGACATTGCGATCAACGTGCTCTGTTTCCAGATTTTCGAGCTAGGCGGGCAACAACTCCTCAGCCGATCCTGGCTGCTCGATCCGGTACAAACCCAAGTCAGCGCCGCAACGCCCGTTACAAGGGGACCGCGAGAGCGTGAGCCGTGGAATGGCGAATTCTACGCCTGCTTCGGCCATGGTGAGAGCCGCGACTGGGAAGAAGGGCGGCGCTATGGCTTCATCTGTGCAGGCGGCGGGAGCTGGTACAGCAACACGCTCAATTTACTAAATGTTGGCGACAAGGTTTGGGTCAAGGCTCCTGGCTTTGGCTTCGTCGGCGTTGGCGAAGTCATCGGGCCGCGCGAACCAATTACTGAATTCAAGGTGCTGACCGACGCCGGGGAGGTTGCCGCCATCGAAGCGCTAACCAATGCGTCCTATCATCGCGAATTTGCGGACGATCCGGACCAGATGGAATATTTTGTACCCGTGCGATGGCTGCACACCGTGCCGCTGGCGGAAGCAATCAACGAAATTGGCTTGTTCGGAAATCAGAATACAGTCTGCAAACCGACTACGCCCAAGTGGCGGACGACGGTCGAGCGGCTCAAGGAGCGGTGGGGCCTTTGA
- a CDS encoding tyrosine-type recombinase/integrase, whose translation MVLTDTAIRKAKPKEKPYKVSDSQGLYLLINPRGSKLWRVKYRMNGVERKLALGSYPEITLAEARSARDAARRQLAHSIDPNFVKRQERIEAGIRASNSFSSVAQELIEKKAREGMAEPTLAKMRWFVKLLGNDYGKRPVAEITPQELLHELRKHERRGRLETANLLRAFASRVFRYAVATARAERDPAQLLIGALTTPRVKHFPAITDAVTFGALLRAIEDYQGDPAVMHALKLTPHVFQRPGEIRHMEWTEVDFGKAVWIIPEGKMKMRQPHSVPLSRQSLAILTNMRSLSGSGRYVFPSIRSRARPISENTINAALRRMGYPKDQMTAHGFRTSASSLLNESGKWNPDAIERALAHMVAGSVRRIYNQSAYWTERVEMAQWWSDYLDELRKGGNR comes from the coding sequence ATCGTGCTAACCGACACCGCAATTCGAAAGGCGAAGCCCAAGGAAAAGCCTTACAAGGTCTCGGATTCGCAGGGCTTATACCTGCTGATCAATCCAAGGGGTAGCAAGCTGTGGCGCGTCAAATATCGGATGAACGGCGTGGAGCGGAAATTGGCGTTAGGCTCCTACCCTGAAATAACCTTGGCCGAAGCGCGTAGCGCCCGCGATGCAGCACGAAGGCAACTGGCTCATTCGATCGATCCCAATTTTGTTAAGCGTCAAGAGCGCATCGAGGCGGGCATTCGCGCCAGCAACAGCTTTTCCAGTGTAGCGCAGGAGCTGATCGAGAAGAAGGCGCGGGAGGGGATGGCGGAGCCCACGCTGGCAAAGATGCGCTGGTTCGTGAAACTGCTCGGGAACGATTACGGCAAACGCCCGGTGGCCGAGATCACACCGCAGGAATTGTTGCACGAATTGCGAAAGCACGAGCGCCGGGGCCGACTGGAGACGGCAAATCTTTTGCGTGCCTTCGCCAGTCGAGTGTTTCGCTATGCAGTTGCGACGGCGCGCGCGGAACGCGATCCGGCTCAGTTGCTGATCGGCGCGCTGACAACCCCGAGGGTCAAGCATTTCCCGGCAATCACCGATGCAGTCACATTCGGGGCGTTGCTTCGCGCGATCGAAGATTATCAAGGCGACCCAGCCGTGATGCACGCGCTGAAGTTGACGCCCCATGTGTTCCAGCGCCCCGGCGAAATCCGTCATATGGAATGGACGGAGGTAGATTTTGGCAAGGCGGTCTGGATCATTCCGGAAGGGAAGATGAAGATGCGCCAGCCTCATTCAGTACCCTTGTCTCGGCAGTCTCTCGCGATCCTTACCAATATGCGATCCCTGTCCGGTTCTGGCCGCTACGTGTTCCCGTCGATCAGATCGCGGGCTCGGCCGATCAGTGAGAATACGATCAATGCGGCGCTCCGCCGGATGGGTTATCCCAAGGACCAGATGACGGCCCACGGCTTTCGCACATCTGCATCATCGCTTTTGAACGAATCCGGTAAATGGAACCCCGACGCGATCGAGCGGGCGCTGGCGCACATGGTCGCGGGCAGCGTCCGGCGCATATACAACCAGTCTGCCTATTGGACTGAGCGTGTTGAAATGGCGCAGTGGTGGAGCGACTATCTGGACGAACTGCGCAAAGGAGGGAACAGATGA
- a CDS encoding helix-turn-helix domain-containing protein: MEPIAISINDTAKALGVGRSSVYALIKSGGLDAIKIGRRTLLTTESIRRLAQSRTTI, from the coding sequence ATGGAACCCATTGCCATATCGATTAATGACACCGCCAAGGCGCTCGGCGTCGGGCGGTCGTCGGTTTACGCCCTGATTAAATCCGGTGGCCTCGACGCCATCAAGATCGGCAGACGAACCCTGCTGACCACCGAATCCATCCGGCGATTGGCGCAGTCCCGCACAACCATCTGA
- the mobF gene encoding MobF family relaxase, with amino-acid sequence MVASVSALTSSAQASSYYEADDYYAEGGLSPSEWQGAGAETLGLSGEVDRDHFRELLDGRIGDQQLGTYRDGQLEHRPGWDVTLSAPKSVSIVAEVAGDRRLIAAHGQAVETAMAHVETHMAATRLRDGGAVTREATGNLVVASFQHGTSRAQDPQLHTHNVILNATRGKDGAWRSLEPRAIYQLQKQIGAIYRQELALKVRELGYEIEVGKDSLFEIKGVSGEVIGAFSTRSAEIEVALEERGTTRDAASAAEKQMAALDTRQAKVATDHAALVADWRETASAAGFGPDARLAMVRQAEAHAASPTHRADMAEQAIMADRAVAYAADKLGERQSVFSAAALQEEAGRIGLGQIGYAEIGAAIDTATKQGELIDRTFLDRRGAEFAGFTTRQNFETEAKVLRIEAEGRGALAPIASPLAAAKAVASAATQAERAGHSWNADQRAATEQLLTSRNRITAVQGYAGTAKTTTVLATFAREAEVRGVPVVALAPTASAALVLGEALGARSDTVARHLLVPARPHPGQPAAWIVDEASLLSARDTARLFDLADKHDARIILVGDVKQLGSVEAGAAFAQLQNAGMETAKLGEIVRQTNTATKEAVLASIEGDARKALAALDRGGGQIIENADRADRFAAIAERYAGLDKEARARTLVIEPSREGRDALTANIRAALARSGALTGPAVAIQSLANKGLTRAEARDPTSYEKGDVVRFTRDYADKGVARGEAYRVDSIDPAKSAIALRSEDGREVDWRLKQWGAGKSQAFAPKALDLKSGDSIRFARNDREAGRVNGGRGEVVAVDEQARTALIQTRDGKIETLNLDAARDRHIAHAYVDTAFAAQGRTADHVIIHADSKATNLVDQKSFYVGISRAKESIAIYTNDRAKLVSAISDRTGLAQTAISGTAMVTPTAGKSLAAALG; translated from the coding sequence ATGGTGGCGTCGGTATCGGCGCTGACCAGCTCGGCGCAGGCCAGCAGCTACTATGAGGCCGATGACTATTATGCCGAGGGCGGCTTGTCGCCGTCCGAATGGCAGGGCGCTGGCGCGGAAACGCTGGGCCTCTCGGGCGAGGTGGATCGCGACCACTTCCGCGAATTGCTGGACGGCAGGATCGGCGACCAGCAGCTTGGCACCTATCGCGACGGTCAGTTGGAGCATCGTCCCGGCTGGGACGTGACCTTGAGCGCGCCCAAGTCGGTCTCGATCGTGGCCGAGGTCGCGGGCGACCGGCGCTTGATCGCGGCGCACGGGCAAGCCGTCGAAACCGCGATGGCGCATGTCGAGACGCATATGGCTGCGACCCGTCTCCGTGATGGCGGCGCTGTAACCCGCGAGGCGACCGGCAATCTCGTCGTCGCGAGTTTCCAGCACGGCACCAGCCGCGCGCAAGACCCTCAGCTTCATACCCACAATGTCATTCTGAATGCGACGCGCGGAAAGGACGGCGCATGGCGCAGCCTTGAACCGCGCGCCATCTACCAGCTTCAGAAGCAGATCGGCGCGATCTATCGGCAGGAGCTGGCGTTGAAGGTCCGGGAACTCGGCTATGAGATCGAGGTGGGCAAGGACTCGCTGTTCGAGATCAAGGGCGTGTCCGGCGAGGTCATCGGGGCATTCAGCACCCGCAGCGCCGAGATCGAGGTGGCGCTTGAAGAGCGCGGCACAACCCGCGACGCCGCCAGCGCCGCCGAAAAGCAGATGGCGGCACTCGACACCCGGCAAGCGAAGGTCGCGACGGACCATGCCGCCCTTGTTGCCGATTGGCGGGAGACGGCGAGCGCAGCCGGGTTCGGGCCGGACGCGCGGCTGGCGATGGTCAGGCAGGCCGAAGCCCATGCCGCCAGCCCCACGCATCGCGCCGACATGGCGGAGCAGGCGATAATGGCGGATCGCGCCGTCGCTTACGCTGCCGACAAGCTCGGCGAGCGGCAATCGGTCTTTTCTGCCGCCGCTTTGCAGGAGGAAGCTGGACGGATCGGGCTAGGCCAGATCGGTTACGCCGAGATCGGCGCTGCCATAGACACCGCCACGAAACAGGGCGAATTGATTGACCGGACCTTTCTTGACCGGCGCGGGGCGGAGTTTGCCGGGTTCACCACCCGCCAGAATTTCGAAACCGAAGCCAAGGTGCTGCGGATCGAGGCGGAGGGGCGCGGTGCGCTTGCGCCCATCGCTTCGCCGCTTGCCGCCGCCAAGGCCGTTGCCAGCGCGGCAACGCAGGCCGAGCGCGCGGGCCATAGCTGGAACGCCGATCAGCGCGCTGCGACCGAGCAGCTTCTGACCAGCCGCAACCGCATCACCGCCGTTCAGGGCTATGCGGGCACCGCCAAGACTACGACGGTCCTCGCGACCTTTGCCCGCGAGGCTGAAGTGCGGGGCGTGCCTGTCGTGGCGCTTGCTCCCACAGCGTCGGCGGCGTTGGTGCTGGGCGAAGCGCTTGGCGCGCGCAGCGATACCGTGGCGCGACATCTGCTTGTCCCCGCGCGCCCGCATCCGGGCCAGCCCGCCGCGTGGATCGTGGACGAAGCATCGCTTCTGTCGGCCCGCGATACCGCGCGGCTGTTCGACCTGGCCGACAAGCATGATGCCCGCATAATCCTTGTCGGCGATGTGAAACAGCTTGGATCGGTCGAGGCGGGCGCTGCATTCGCGCAGTTGCAGAACGCGGGCATGGAAACCGCCAAGCTCGGCGAGATCGTCCGGCAGACGAACACGGCGACCAAGGAGGCCGTGCTGGCGTCGATCGAGGGCGATGCCCGCAAGGCGCTTGCCGCGCTGGATCGAGGCGGCGGGCAAATCATCGAGAATGCCGATCGCGCCGATCGGTTCGCTGCCATCGCGGAGCGATATGCCGGACTGGACAAGGAGGCCCGCGCTCGCACCCTTGTTATCGAGCCGTCGCGCGAGGGGCGCGATGCGCTGACAGCCAACATTCGTGCTGCGCTCGCCAGATCGGGCGCGCTGACCGGCCCCGCCGTCGCGATACAGAGCCTCGCCAACAAGGGGCTGACTCGCGCTGAGGCACGCGACCCGACGAGCTATGAAAAAGGAGATGTGGTGCGGTTCACTCGCGACTATGCCGACAAGGGGGTGGCGCGCGGGGAAGCCTATCGCGTCGATTCGATCGATCCGGCCAAGAGTGCCATCGCGCTCAGATCGGAGGATGGACGCGAGGTGGATTGGCGGCTCAAACAATGGGGAGCGGGCAAAAGCCAAGCGTTTGCGCCGAAGGCGCTGGATTTGAAATCTGGGGACAGCATCCGGTTTGCCCGCAACGATCGTGAAGCAGGCCGCGTTAATGGCGGGCGCGGCGAGGTCGTCGCGGTAGACGAGCAGGCCCGCACCGCTCTCATCCAAACACGGGACGGGAAGATCGAGACATTGAATCTCGACGCGGCCCGCGACCGCCATATCGCCCATGCCTATGTCGACACCGCGTTTGCCGCCCAAGGGCGCACTGCCGATCATGTCATCATTCATGCTGACAGCAAGGCGACCAATCTCGTCGATCAAAAGAGCTTCTATGTGGGGATTTCCCGAGCCAAGGAATCGATCGCGATCTACACCAACGATCGGGCGAAGCTGGTGTCTGCGATCAGCGATCGAACGGGCTTGGCGCAAACAGCTATTAGCGGCACCGCGATGGTAACGCCTACTGCTGGCAAATCTCTCGCCGCGGCTTTGGGATGA
- a CDS encoding protein-L-isoaspartate O-methyltransferase family protein, with product MATKYSEITGAEMRAAMIDSQLRPNDVIDPTVLAAMASVAREKHVPEALASVAYMDRPLSLGAGRALNPPLVTGRMLVAAEIRPGLRVLLIGGASGYMAALLAHMGAEVHAVEEEEALTTLAHGALADSRIQWVKGPLAAGAPDAAPFDRIIIDGAVEVVPDALVAQLADGGRLVAARRESSVTRLVFGVKAGGTISLRSFADMGASPLPGFAAPAGFRF from the coding sequence ATGGCAACGAAATATAGCGAAATCACTGGAGCGGAGATGCGGGCTGCGATGATCGACAGCCAGCTGCGGCCCAATGATGTGATCGATCCCACCGTTCTGGCCGCGATGGCGAGCGTTGCGCGCGAAAAACATGTGCCGGAGGCGCTGGCGAGCGTCGCTTATATGGATCGCCCCCTTTCGCTGGGCGCGGGCCGCGCGCTCAATCCGCCGCTGGTGACGGGGCGTATGCTGGTTGCGGCCGAAATCCGCCCCGGGCTGCGTGTACTGCTGATCGGCGGCGCCAGCGGCTATATGGCCGCGCTGCTCGCCCATATGGGAGCAGAGGTGCATGCGGTGGAAGAGGAAGAGGCGCTTACGACCCTCGCGCACGGTGCGCTTGCGGATTCGCGCATTCAGTGGGTGAAAGGCCCCCTGGCGGCTGGCGCCCCCGACGCAGCGCCCTTTGACCGGATCATCATTGATGGTGCGGTCGAAGTGGTTCCCGATGCGCTTGTGGCCCAGCTTGCGGACGGTGGCCGTCTCGTCGCCGCGCGCCGTGAATCCAGCGTGACCCGCCTCGTATTCGGCGTGAAGGCTGGCGGCACAATATCGCTGCGCAGCTTTGCCGACATGGGCGCGAGCCCGCTTCCCGGCTTTGCCGCACCGGCGGGCTTTCGTTTCTGA
- a CDS encoding TolC family outer membrane protein, whose protein sequence is MTHRQKSKTTLRSRWLGGLALGALLLPGIAQAETLRGALAKAYENNPTLTAARAGQRANDENVPIQKSYGLPDVGARANYEENLIIPGNAFNSPVRSFSSNAQLSVPIYQGGAVRNAVRAAKYRVEAGQADLRATEASIFSQVVAAYMDVIRDQAIVRLNRNNVSVLRTNLQATSDRFEIGDLTRTDVAQSEARLALAESELRRAEANLIASREAYIQLVGEAPVDLEPPPALPNLPATADQAVAVALENNPDIEAANLAVEASRSDIGVAKSARSPKVSATLGGGYNNFLGSLDSGVPGVDVRQETSSAAAGISVTLPIFSGGRSSAQVRQAQSRSSQAIENYVATERNVIAQTRGAYAAWRANEQVISATQQAVGANALSLEGVRAENSVGTRTILDILNAEQEYLNTQVQLVSAQRNSYVAAFSVLAAMGRAEARDLGIEGGPLYDPAVNYERVKNEIWDWADDPTPRQQATDTRDIPAADASLPADTPSARR, encoded by the coding sequence ATGACCCACAGACAGAAGAGCAAGACGACCCTCCGCAGCCGCTGGCTGGGCGGGCTGGCGCTTGGCGCCCTCTTGCTGCCGGGAATCGCACAGGCGGAAACATTGCGGGGCGCACTGGCCAAAGCGTACGAAAATAACCCGACCCTGACAGCAGCACGCGCTGGCCAGCGCGCCAATGACGAAAATGTCCCCATTCAGAAGAGCTATGGATTGCCCGATGTCGGCGCGCGCGCCAATTATGAGGAAAATCTGATCATCCCGGGCAATGCCTTTAACTCGCCCGTCCGGTCTTTCAGCAGCAACGCGCAATTGTCGGTGCCCATTTATCAGGGCGGGGCGGTACGCAATGCCGTGCGCGCCGCCAAATATCGCGTCGAAGCGGGGCAAGCCGATCTGCGCGCGACCGAGGCGAGCATCTTTTCGCAAGTGGTCGCCGCCTATATGGACGTCATCCGCGATCAGGCCATTGTCCGCCTCAACCGGAACAATGTGTCGGTTCTGCGCACCAATTTGCAGGCGACAAGCGATCGATTTGAAATCGGCGACTTGACCCGCACCGACGTTGCCCAGTCAGAGGCGCGCCTCGCGCTGGCCGAAAGCGAATTGCGCCGCGCCGAAGCCAATCTGATTGCCAGCCGGGAGGCTTATATTCAGCTCGTCGGCGAAGCGCCCGTCGATCTGGAGCCGCCGCCGGCACTCCCCAATCTGCCCGCCACCGCCGATCAAGCCGTGGCCGTGGCGCTGGAAAACAACCCCGATATCGAGGCCGCCAATCTTGCGGTCGAAGCCTCGCGCTCTGATATCGGCGTCGCCAAATCGGCACGCTCGCCCAAGGTTTCAGCGACATTGGGCGGCGGCTATAATAATTTCCTCGGCTCGCTCGACAGCGGCGTTCCGGGGGTCGACGTCCGGCAGGAAACCTCAAGTGCCGCCGCCGGGATCAGCGTCACCCTGCCCATTTTCAGCGGCGGGCGCAGTTCGGCCCAGGTGCGGCAAGCCCAATCGCGCAGCAGCCAGGCGATCGAAAATTATGTCGCGACCGAACGCAATGTCATCGCGCAGACGCGCGGCGCCTATGCCGCGTGGCGCGCCAATGAGCAGGTGATTTCGGCAACCCAGCAGGCGGTCGGCGCCAACGCTCTCTCGCTTGAAGGGGTGCGCGCCGAAAACAGCGTCGGCACGCGCACCATCCTCGACATTCTGAATGCCGAGCAGGAATATCTGAACACGCAAGTCCAGCTGGTTTCGGCGCAGCGCAATTCCTATGTCGCCGCCTTTTCGGTACTCGCCGCCATGGGCCGGGCCGAGGCGCGCGATCTCGGCATAGAGGGCGGCCCGCTTTACGATCCCGCCGTCAATTATGAGCGCGTGAAAAATGAAATCTGGGATTGGGCCGACGATCCGACCCCGCGCCAGCAGGCCACCGACACGCGCGACATTCCCGCGGCCGATGCCAGCCTGCCTGCCGACACGCCCTCGGCCCGCCGATAA
- a CDS encoding DUF2497 domain-containing protein, which produces MGDMSREPSMEDILSSIRRVIARDEAPGTVKAPRPDPAVGANPGDILDLRKEALAPEAETEGEEELISNESAAATRQSLEALSAAMAAPAPAGGNSSGARSIEDVVVDALRPMLKEWLDANLPQMVETMVAREIARITGRQD; this is translated from the coding sequence ATGGGCGATATGTCGCGGGAACCGTCGATGGAAGATATTTTGTCGTCGATTCGGCGCGTCATTGCCCGCGACGAAGCCCCCGGCACCGTCAAGGCGCCCCGACCCGACCCTGCGGTCGGCGCGAACCCCGGCGATATACTCGATCTTCGCAAGGAAGCCTTGGCGCCAGAGGCGGAGACCGAGGGCGAGGAAGAGCTGATCTCGAACGAAAGCGCCGCCGCAACGCGCCAGTCGCTCGAAGCGTTGAGCGCCGCTATGGCGGCCCCCGCGCCCGCGGGCGGCAATAGCAGCGGCGCCCGCTCCATCGAAGACGTCGTGGTCGATGCGCTGCGTCCCATGCTCAAGGAATGGCTCGACGCCAATCTGCCGCAGATGGTCGAAACGATGGTGGCCAGGGAAATCGCCCGCATCACGGGTCGGCAGGATTAG
- a CDS encoding type IV secretion system DNA-binding domain-containing protein, with product MTVSNDRRVHADALRRHHRLSHWQRFKRQVGVMLASVALGVVGAPYAMLDKDEQWAIGVYAYARGALWIAFSPDPAITVTYDGRQYRVPAGDVVAHPYYRGSVSRLLSLSVKGGLLGFVGWLSGLLLLRGVRARRCERALRDRVIAGTLVTTEKQLAALTAAEAGPRALAIGAVPIPSRLETRHMAMIGTTGSGKTTALRQMLDGIEARGEAALVYDTSGDFIAHYYDPERGDLILNPFDARCAFWSPFAEIAHPADADRIAQQLITETGQHDRDVWLETSRILVANMIRELWKEEKCTLPDLLEALQKWDKDKLKSWLKDTSSARTFSDDADRATGSVLFMLAKAANLIQFLRMPKDGENPFAFRDFIAGFDKRTGARPWVFVPRKEDYFEASKPLLACWLECAASAVLGLPPSPDRRIWFVLDELADLPRVDNLARLLPEGRKFGAAVVLTFQAIGQMRHRYGPQIAESMLGCCNTKLFLQTIDSETRVWASQTIGGCEVEIQTMTDALAEGDDAARTTLGRMRKMRPAVLESELRLPKFEGYLLFPDGLPVARIKLTADHIARRGKARQPGFVAGDPKTTLWRQAVQAAPSSPSRPPSARSSPPPKNRGPV from the coding sequence ATGACCGTATCCAACGATCGCCGCGTCCATGCCGACGCCTTGCGTCGGCATCATCGGCTGAGCCATTGGCAGCGGTTCAAGCGACAGGTGGGCGTCATGCTCGCATCGGTCGCCTTGGGTGTGGTCGGCGCGCCCTACGCGATGCTCGACAAGGACGAGCAATGGGCGATCGGCGTCTATGCCTATGCGCGCGGAGCGCTTTGGATCGCCTTCAGTCCCGATCCGGCAATCACCGTCACATATGATGGAAGGCAATATCGCGTCCCCGCCGGTGATGTGGTCGCGCACCCATATTATCGCGGATCGGTATCACGCCTCTTGTCGCTGTCGGTCAAAGGCGGTCTGCTCGGCTTCGTCGGTTGGCTGTCCGGCCTACTTCTCTTGCGCGGCGTCAGGGCGCGGCGTTGCGAGCGCGCCTTGCGCGATCGTGTCATCGCCGGAACCCTCGTTACCACCGAGAAGCAGCTTGCGGCACTAACCGCCGCCGAAGCCGGACCCCGTGCGCTCGCCATCGGCGCGGTGCCGATCCCGTCGCGGCTCGAGACGCGCCATATGGCGATGATCGGCACGACCGGCAGCGGCAAGACCACGGCGCTGCGCCAAATGCTTGATGGGATCGAAGCGCGCGGCGAGGCGGCGTTGGTCTATGATACCAGCGGCGATTTCATCGCCCACTACTACGACCCCGAGCGCGGCGATCTCATCTTGAACCCGTTCGACGCCCGCTGCGCCTTCTGGTCGCCCTTCGCCGAGATCGCGCACCCCGCAGACGCCGACCGCATCGCGCAGCAGCTTATCACCGAAACCGGCCAGCATGATCGCGATGTCTGGTTGGAAACCAGCCGCATCCTCGTCGCCAACATGATCCGGGAATTGTGGAAGGAGGAGAAATGCACGCTGCCGGACCTGCTCGAAGCGCTTCAGAAATGGGACAAGGACAAGCTTAAGAGCTGGCTGAAAGACACGTCGTCGGCCCGGACATTCTCCGACGATGCCGACCGGGCCACCGGCAGCGTGCTCTTCATGCTCGCGAAAGCGGCGAATCTCATCCAGTTCCTGCGAATGCCGAAGGATGGTGAGAATCCCTTCGCTTTCCGCGATTTCATCGCGGGCTTCGACAAGCGCACCGGCGCCCGCCCGTGGGTATTCGTGCCGCGCAAGGAGGATTATTTCGAGGCGTCGAAGCCGCTTCTCGCCTGCTGGCTCGAATGCGCGGCAAGCGCCGTGCTGGGGCTTCCCCCATCGCCCGACCGGCGCATCTGGTTCGTGCTCGACGAGCTGGCCGACCTGCCGCGCGTCGATAACCTTGCACGGCTCTTGCCCGAGGGGCGCAAGTTCGGCGCGGCGGTCGTGCTGACCTTCCAGGCTATCGGGCAGATGCGTCATCGCTATGGACCGCAGATCGCGGAGTCGATGCTGGGCTGCTGCAATACCAAGCTGTTCCTCCAGACCATCGACAGCGAGACCCGCGTCTGGGCGAGCCAGACGATCGGCGGATGCGAAGTCGAGATCCAGACGATGACCGACGCGCTCGCCGAGGGCGACGATGCGGCGCGCACGACCTTGGGCCGGATGCGGAAGATGCGGCCCGCTGTTCTCGAAAGCGAACTTCGCCTGCCGAAGTTTGAGGGCTATTTACTGTTCCCCGATGGCTTGCCGGTCGCGCGGATCAAGCTCACCGCCGATCATATCGCGCGGCGCGGGAAAGCGCGCCAGCCGGGGTTTGTCGCGGGCGATCCGAAAACCACGCTTTGGCGGCAGGCGGTGCAGGCCGCGCCGTCGTCTCCGTCTCGGCCCCCATCGGCGCGGTCGTCGCCGCCACCCAAGAACCGGGGGCCGGTCTGA